CGCGCTCCCCGGCAGCCGCAGACAcccggcccggcgcggggcCACCCGGCGTGGGCCAACAGCCGTCCCCAGCTCCCCCGAGGCCCGCGTCGGGCCCGGGCCGCTCCCTGACATCCTGTCTGGGGCGGGGAAACACACATTTGGGGCTgatccctttcccagcccccCTGCCCCGCCAGATGTATTTACTCTCCGGCAGGGCGCTGCCAGAGGAGGGGGGCATTTTTATTGTAGAAGCTGCAATAATTTATTCGCAGCCATCGGGACGTATTTGCAGTGACAGAAGAGGCTCTGCGGATCAGGCTGAAAGCGTGAGCACCGCCGAGGGGCCCCTCTGGCCCAGTCCGCCGAGCAAACGCCTCTGCGTGTTCTCGGGGTGCTCAGCCCGCTCTCCCAACCCCTCACACCTCCGCTTTGCCCAAAGCCTAGAGTTTTTAACCAAAACGTAAGAGTGCGGGTGCGACAGTGCGACACTCCAACATCACCCTTTCCCCGGCTTTCCCAGTACGCTGGCCACCCCCACAGTGGTCAGGCTGAACGCACCGAGCTTCTCAGTCGtgcttgggtttgtttggttcAATTTGCTTGGTTTTTAATACGCTTTAAAATAACCTTCTCGGCCCCGCGGTAAGGCAATAAGGGGAGAAGTGCCGGTGGCTGCCGGGGAAGCTCTCGCCGTGTGCCCGTGGGCTCGGCCACGCCAGCCCGCAGCATCTCCGGGCGGTTCGAACGGGCCCCGTTTCCGCCGTGGGGCCCTTTTGTTCCCCGCTCCTCCAGCCCCGCACCACTCGGTGCGTGAGCCGCTGCTCTCACCTTGACTTGACTCTCCGTCATCCCCAGGGAATAGGCCAGCCGGGCTCGCTCCGGGCCCGCCAGGTATTTCGTCTGTTCGAAAGTCTTTTCCAGAGCGAAAATCTGCTGGCCAGAAAAAGTGGGTCTGGTATGTTTTCTCTTTCCGTCCTTATCCAGCAAAATTGAGCCTTGATCTGGCgaagggaggggggagagaaagggaaggcagggaCAGACAAGTTAATCTACGGATTTGGGAAAGCGCTTCACTTTCAAGCGGCCCCAGGGGACGGAGGGGTCTCTACGCGGGGGGTGCATGTGTAGAGAAAACTACGCCTGGGCAAGGCGACGGCTCTGGCCCTTCGGCTCCccctgattatttttcctttaaggaTCAAAAATCTGAGTGGGCAAatgatattttttctaaaaaagcCGCAGCCGGTGCAAGCGGGCAGTTACGGAAAGTCCTGCTCGGGGAAAGTTTGTGCGCACCCCTAAAGCCAACCCCAGCCCCGAGAGTCCCCAGCAGCCACGGCGGCAGCGCGGCCACCTTCCCCTCGGAGGGCTCCGCTTTTCGCCGGTGATAACCGGCGACGTATTACAGAGTTTCGCGCCGACCGAGGGGACAGAGAAATCAAAGTGAACTTAAGAAACGAAAACAAAAGAAATCGAAGCAAAGTCAACCCCCCTCAGCTACGGCCGGGCCCTGAGTGGAGGGGCAAGAGAGTCTCGCAGCGATGCCGGGGCACGGGGACTCCCCAGCACCGGGAGCGGactccccagcactggcagcgGACTCCCGCCGGCGCTCCCCGGGCCCTCTCCTCCCGCTGCCCCGCGACGCTGGGTACTCACGGGGGGCGCAGGCGAGGCGGGCATCCCTCCAGGGCGGACTCTGCATCACTCCCGGCCAGAAGATGGGCGTCCGGCCAGGCAGCTCGGCCAACGGCTTGGGGTAGCGCCCGGCGGccacggcggcggcggcggcggcggccccaGGGCTGAAGTAgagggcgggcggcggcggcggcggggggctgAGGCTGCCGAAGCGGGGCAGCCCGGCCAGCAGCCCGGCGGGCGCCGCCGAGGAAGCGGAGGGCGAGGCGGAGGCGAGCGCGGCGCCCGGCAGGGGCATGGAGGGCCGGCTGAGGATGTCGTTGATGCCGTGCGGGGTGGCGGCCGAGAGCTgcggcggggccgtgcccaGCGCCGAGAGCCCacccgcggcggcggcggaggcggcgggcGCCTTGAGGCCGGGGGAACCGAGCGGCGGCGAGGGCGAGGCGGAGGCGGGCGAGGCggaggcggaggaggaggaggcgggcCCGGCGGGCAGTGGGTACGCGGGGTACAGCGGCGCCTTCATCTCGGCCATGCTGTGCAGGGCGGCCAGCGGCGGGCTGCCCAGCAGGAAGGCGCCCTGCCGGGGCGCGCCGTCCATCTGCCCCAGCGCCAGCatccccgcgccgccgccgccggcccggggcggggggccCGGACGGCCCCTAGCGCCGCGGGGCCCCGGCGGCCGGCCCGGGGGTGCCGCCCGCACGGGCGACGCGCATCCAGCCCGCGGGGGCCGCCGCCTCTAGCGGGGAGCTACGCGCCCGAGCGGCGGCCCTGCCGTCCCCCCGGGCATCGGGGCTGCGCCTCGGCGGACGCTCCCGGGACGGAAAGCGGCGCTGCTGTCGGACGGCGGCTATATGTGTATGTCTGCGCAGCGGCCGTGCGCCGGCACGGATATAGCTCCGCTCCCGCTGCCCGCCGGTGGCCGAGGGCTCACAGCGGCGCGGGGGCCGCGCTCGCCGCCCCTGCCTCTTCCCCGGCGCCCCGCATCCCTCCCGGCGCGgttcctgctggctgctgtcGGGGCTGCGGGCGCGGCTCGGGGCGCACTGCCGCGCCGCCCCGCTCCCTGCCTCCTTTAGCGGGGGCACGGCCGGCagcgggcgcggcggcggcggcggcggcggggcgggggcggggcggctGCCGGCCCTGCCCAcccgcgccgcgcccgccctGCCGCCAACTTCGGGCTCGCCTggctcccctctcctctcctggcttttcttttattttcccctcttctctgttctcctttttccctctcccttttctctttttcctttccatttttcttttccctcttcctttctcttttccctcttcgctcttcatcttttcccttttcctctcct
This window of the Corvus cornix cornix isolate S_Up_H32 chromosome 4, ASM73873v5, whole genome shotgun sequence genome carries:
- the NKX6-1 gene encoding homeobox protein Nkx-6.1; this encodes MLALGQMDGAPRQGAFLLGSPPLAALHSMAEMKAPLYPAYPLPAGPASSSSASASPASASPSPPLGSPGLKAPAASAAAAGGLSALGTAPPQLSAATPHGINDILSRPSMPLPGAALASASPSASSAAPAGLLAGLPRFGSLSPPPPPPPALYFSPGAAAAAAAVAAGRYPKPLAELPGRTPIFWPGVMQSPPWRDARLACAPHQGSILLDKDGKRKHTRPTFSGQQIFALEKTFEQTKYLAGPERARLAYSLGMTESQVKVWFQNRRTKWRKKHAAEMATAKKKQDSETERLKGASENEEEDDDYNKPLDPNSDDEKITQLLKKHKPGGGGLLLHPPEGEASV